AGGATGCATTCGCCGTCGCCGACCAGGCCCGCATGCGCCAAGACCTCGGTCACCTGCGGCCCGGCGATGAGACGGTCGCCGACCTGCGCACCCTGACCGCCCACCGCCTCGACCTGGTCAACGACCGGACCCGTCAGACCACTCAGTTCCGTTGACACCCGCAGACCGGCCGGCCGGCGCCGCGAGGCCTCAGGTGCTCGGCCAGGTGCTGAGTGCATGGTCGGCGACGCGGTGCATGTCTTCTCGGCCGGCACCGCCGGCGGCCTGCACGGCGAGGCCCTGCCCGACGGCGTTCACATAGCGGGCGAGGGTTTCCGGGGCGGCGGTGAGTGGCAGGTCGCCCTCGGCCTGGGCTTGCTCGAACCGTTTCCGCAGGGCGGCCACTCCGGCCTCCCGGCGTTCGGCCAGATCGCGGCGGACCGGTTCGCTCTCCGGGCCGGCGGCCAGCGCGGACTGCACCAGCAGGCAGCCGCGCGGGCAGCCGGGCGCGGTGTGGGCGTCCACGGCTCCGTGCAGCATCGCCTCGGCCACCTGCCGGGCGGTGGGCAGCTCAAGAGCCGGACCCACGAAGGCTCCCGGTCCCTGCACATAGCGGTCGACGGCCTTGCGGAACAGCTCCTCCTTGTTGCCGAAGGCCGCGTAGATGCTGCGCCGGTTGATCCCCATGGCCTCGGTCAGCGTGGCGAGCGAGGCACCCTCGTAGCCCTCGGCCCAGAACACCCGCATCGCCACCTCCAGCGCCTCGTCGGTGTCGAACGAGCGGGGCCGTCCCGTGCTGGGCATCCAAGCCTCCTTGAGAAGAGTTCGCCGCCACGGAAGGAATCCCGTGGTTGCCCAGGTTAGTGTCATCGTGCATATAGTAACCGAGCGGTTCGGTTCGTAAGTGAAGTACTGAAGACATCGGAGACCCCCTATGAGCCCCCAGCCCGCCCCAGGCACCACGCGGTCCGGCGTACGGCCCCTCGACGGCAAGACCGCCCTGGTCACCGGCGGGTCCCGGGGCATCGGTGCCGCGATCGTGCGCCGTCTGACTGCCAACGGCGCCCAGGTCGCCTTCACCTACGCCAGCGCCAAGGACCAGGCCGACGCCGTGGCCGAGGCGACCGGCGCCCTCGCCATTCAGTCGGACAACGCGGACCACGAAGCCGTCCGGGCCGCGGTCAGCCGCACCACCAAGCATTTCGGCGGGCTGGACATCCTCGTCAACAACGCCGGCATCTCCCATGCCGCGCCGATCGAGGACTTCCCGCTGGAGGAGTTCGACCGGCTGATCGCGGTCAACGTCCGGGGTGTGTTCAGTGCGGTGCAGGCCGCCACTCCCCACCTCGGCCAGGGCGGTCGCATCATCACCATCGGCAGCGTCATCGTCGACCGCGTCCCCTTCCCCGGCGCAACCGTCTACGCGCTGACCAAGGCCGCTGTCGCCGGTCTCACACGGGGACTGGCCCGCGAACTCGGTCCGCGCGGCATCACCGTCAACAACGTGCAACCCGGCCCCACCACCACGGACATGACCCCTGCCTCCGGCCCGTACGCGGAATCCCTGAAGCAGCTCATGCCGCTCGACCACTTCGCCGAGCCCGCCGACATCGCCGGCGCCGTCGCCTATCTCGCCGGTCCCGAGGCCCACTTCATCACCGGCACCAACTGGAACGTCGACGGCGGCATCGCTGTCTGACCGCCCACCCGGGTGACCGCAAGCACGCACGGTCCACCGGCCTCCAGCCGCGACGCCGTACACGACAACACCCCCTGTCACAAAGGACGTACCACCTCCATGAACGCCTTCACCACAGCCTCCACGACCGCCC
This is a stretch of genomic DNA from Streptomyces sp. NBC_00285. It encodes these proteins:
- a CDS encoding TetR/AcrR family transcriptional regulator, translating into MPSTGRPRSFDTDEALEVAMRVFWAEGYEGASLATLTEAMGINRRSIYAAFGNKEELFRKAVDRYVQGPGAFVGPALELPTARQVAEAMLHGAVDAHTAPGCPRGCLLVQSALAAGPESEPVRRDLAERREAGVAALRKRFEQAQAEGDLPLTAAPETLARYVNAVGQGLAVQAAGGAGREDMHRVADHALSTWPST
- a CDS encoding IS110 family transposase codes for the protein MPARRLVEPRSRRGAPAPRRESVPGSTREGPYHQASAAHRGQGKTAGQDAFAVADQARMRQDLGHLRPGDETVADLRTLTAHRLDLVNDRTRQTTQFR
- a CDS encoding 3-oxoacyl-ACP reductase family protein gives rise to the protein MSPQPAPGTTRSGVRPLDGKTALVTGGSRGIGAAIVRRLTANGAQVAFTYASAKDQADAVAEATGALAIQSDNADHEAVRAAVSRTTKHFGGLDILVNNAGISHAAPIEDFPLEEFDRLIAVNVRGVFSAVQAATPHLGQGGRIITIGSVIVDRVPFPGATVYALTKAAVAGLTRGLARELGPRGITVNNVQPGPTTTDMTPASGPYAESLKQLMPLDHFAEPADIAGAVAYLAGPEAHFITGTNWNVDGGIAV